TCGAGTTTTTCCAGCCAGATACCGTGTTTATTAATTTTGGCTTTAATGTTGCGGTCGGCAGAGCAGGAGAGGGCCATCGCGATTGGGCAGGAGCCGCCGTGGCGCGGTAAGCGAATTACGCGAATATCGTGGGCAAAGTATTTACCGCCAAACTGCGCCCCGATGCCAAACTCACGGCTGGCATTGAGCAACTCGGCTTCCAGCGCCGTATCACGGAACGCCTGGCCCAGCTCGTTCCCGCTGGTGGGCAGATTATCGTAATATTTGGTTGAAGCCAGTTTGGCGACTTTCAGCGTCTGGTCGGCGGATAAGCCCCCAACCACAAAAGCGATGTGATACGGCGGACAAGCGGCTGTACCCAGTGATTTCATTTTTTCGATCAGGAACGCGGTGAGCTTTTCCGGCTGCAGAATGGATTTGGTTTCCTGGAATAACGCCGCCTTATTGGCAGAACCGCCGCCTTTGTTGACGAACAGGAATTTATATTCATTGCCCGGCGTGGCGCTGATGTCGATTTGCGCCGGCAGGTTTGTCTGAGTATTGACCTCGGTATACATGTCCAGCGGGGCATTTTGCGAGTAACGCAGATTGTTTTCGGTGAAGGTGGTATACACGCCTTTGCTTAAGGCTTCGGCGTCATCGCCGCCGGTCCAGACATGTTGCCCTTTGCTGGCCACAATGGTTGCCGTCCCGGTGTCCTGGCAGTTAGGCAGTACACCTTTAGCTGAAACCTCTGCATTGCGCAGCAGCTGCAATGCGACGTACTTATCGTTACCGCTGGCCTGTGGGTCGTGCAAAATGCTGGCAATCTGTTTTAAATGTCCGGCGCGCAGGAAAAATGAAGCCTCATAAAACGCCTGCTGTGCTAACAAGGTTAACGCTTCCGGTGCAACCTTGATCACTTCCTCTCCGTCTAACTCCGTTACCGTAACGTGCTGGTTACTGAGTAATTCATATTCGGTACTATCTTTACTCTGAACAAAGAGTTCCTGCCAGACAAATGGTTTAGACATGTTTACTTCTCACCTCTTCGTATTGTTTGCCGGATAAGCAATGTGCCATCCGGCGTAAAGTTATTTGGCTAAAAAGACGTTGGCTTTTGTCGCTTCGGCGACATATTCGATAGTTTTTTGGGCACGAACGCTGTTTCCGGCTTCATCAAGCGGCGGAGAATAGACCGCAATCGCATATTCGCCTGGGACGACGGCAACCATGCCGCCGCCGACGCCGCTTTTCGCCGGAATGCCAACGGTGTACAGCCATTTACCGCTGCCGTCGTACAGTCCGGCAATTGCCATTTCTGCCAGTACTTGTGGAACATATTTCTCATTCAGCAACTGTTTGCCGTTGAACGGAGATTTGCCTTTGTTCGCCAGTACGGCACCCATTTTGGCCAGTTGCTCAACGGTGATATCCACCGAGCACTGGCGGGTATAAATTTCAACGGCTTCGTCAGTGTTGCCATAGAAGCTGTTATAGGATTCCATCAGTTTGGCCAGCGCCTGATTGTGCTGGTTGGTTTCCATTTCAGATTTGAAAACCGGTTCGTTTACGGTGAGAGTGGCATCGGCCCAGACGTTCAGGTTGTCGAGGATTTTGTTCCAACGATCGGTTTTGTCTTTGGCTTCAATCAGGCTAACGGTGCTCATGGCCCCGGCGTTTACCAGTGGGTTTTCAGGCGCGCCTTTGGTCAGTTCAACGGCCAAACCTGAGTTGAACGGCATGCCGGTGGCATTGGCGCCAAGTTTATCCAGCACTACCTGTGGACCGTGCTGCTCCATGGCGAGCGCCATGGTGAACACTTTACTCAGGGATTCCATTGGGAAAGGTTTGTTAACATCGCCAACCTGGTAGATCTTGCCGTCCACCGTCGCAATGGTGATGGCAAAATTTTTCGGGCTATAGGTCGCCAGAGCAGGGATGTAGTCGGCGACTTTTCCATCGTTATTACTTTTGTACTTCTGATGAGCCTGTTCTATCAGCTTGGCGTAGTCGGGCGTGGTTTGCGCGAATGTGGTTGCGCTAAACAAGACGCTGAAAGAAAAGAGACTCACGCCGATAATTGTTTTATTCATTGTGCGTTCCTGTTGGTGTGCTCATCTTGATGCCGGATGGCGGCGTACCGCCTAATCCGGCCTACGGATAGTTAAACGTTATGTAGGCCGGATAAGCGCAAGCGCCATCCGGCAATAACGTAGTATCAGGACAAAGCGACTTCCGTTTCGGTAACCGGGCGTTCCTGTTCCGGTGACTTCACTGGCGCAGTTCCACGGCAACCTTGGCCGAAGTGCTCGCCTTCCCAACGGCCCACAATGGCAGCGCCCATGGCGTTACTCATGACGTTGGTAGCGGAACGACCCATATCGAGGAACGGATCGACACCCATAAGCAGGATCAAACCCGCTTCCGGAATGTTGAATTGGTTCAGTGTGGCGGCGATAACGACCATCGAGGCACGCGGTACACCCGCCATCCCTTTAGAGGTCAGCATCAGAATTAACAACATGGTAATTTGCTCGCCCATGCTCAGTTCGATGTTGCACGCCTGAGCAATAAAGACAGTGGCAAAGGAGCAATAAGCCATGGAGCCGACCAGGTTAAAGGAGTAACCGATAGGCAGAACGAAGCTGGCAATTTTTGAGGAAACGCCGAATTTTTCCAGCTTGTCCAGCGTACCCGGGAAGGCGGCTTCAGAGCTTGAAGTGGTAAAGGCCAGCAAAGCGGGTTCGAGGATTGATTTAGTTAACCGTGCGATGCAAGGCCCGACGATCATAGTAGACAGGCCAATCAGGATCGCCCACAGCATACCCAGCGTCAGGTAGAACTCACCCATGAAGATCCCGGCGCTAACCATCACACCCAGACCACGTTCGGCAATCAGACCTGAAATAGCGGCAAAAACGGTCAGTGGCGCAAACAGCATGACGTAACCCGTCAGCTTCAGCATCACGTGCACCAGTGAATCCAGCACTTTCACAATAGGGTCGGCTTTTTCACCAATCGCAGCGAGGCTGCAACCAAGGAAGATGGAGAACACGACGATCTGCAGAATTTCGTTACGCGCCATCGCATCGACAATACTGGTCGGTACCGCGTGTGAGATGAACACTTTCAGCGTGAATGGCTCTGACTTAACGGCGGCAACAGCGCCGACATCATGTGGCACAAAGTTGATACCTGCGCCTGGCTGGAAGATATTTACGATAACCAGACCCAGCGCGATTGACAGCAATGACGCGCAAATAAACAGGAAGAAGGTTTTCGAAAATATACGTCCCAGCGTTTTAGCATCGCCCATTTTGGCAATACCCACAACCAGAGTTGAAATAACCAATGGTGCGATAATCATTTTCACCATACGTAAGAATATAGTGGTAAAAATGGAAATGTCTGCTGCATAAGATTTTGCTGTTTCAGCCGCGGCCATATTATTTATGGCCACCCCGGCAATCATGCCGAGTATCAGGCCTAATATGATCATCTTCGTTAAACTTATTTTCTTCATGTGTACTCCATCGGATAAAGGTTGGTAATTGGAATTGTGTAGGGTGGCGTGCGCCTGAGCCTGGACAGCAGCTTAGACGCACGCCTGTTGTGACCAACCGCATGAATAATTCGAAGCACTGTGATACAGCTGAATTCTGTGCCCCAATGGTTGTTATTGTGTTTTTTGTTACAAGTCGAACTCAATACTTAATAATGGTGCGTGTTGCTGTGCACCATAAACATCATTGTCACCGACGTTGCCGGAAATAATATCGCGCGGTATGACGATTTTTACGGCATTCGCCGGATCGAACCATACAATATTGTGAATAAAGTCAGGTTTAACGTTATATAAACCGGCAATAAGCTGCGGTGTTAATTGCTCTGAGCGTTTTACGCGCTGATAATCTTCCCGGGTTTTAAATAAAATATCTAAAACCAGTTCGTACGGTCCGGCGTTTTTCGAGCGAATAACTTGTGCCAGTGAACAAATTGAGTGTTTCATGCCTGAACTCCTTCTGGCGTCACCTGTTCAATGTGGAAATCAAAACGCAGCGCATCGCTCGCTTCAATCAGGTGATAGATCGAGAACTCATACACCGGTCCACTCTGAATATCAGATGGCGAGAACGGGAAGGCGAGGTTGCCCGCAGTCGCAATGCGATTTTCATAGCCGTAGTGCAGCAGGGTAGAGCGCACCAGCGAGCAAACGCTGTTGGCGATGTCCTGCGTCGGCGCAACGACATCCAGTAAAAT
This window of the Citrobacter freundii ATCC 8090 = MTCC 1658 = NBRC 12681 genome carries:
- a CDS encoding DUF4387 domain-containing protein → MKHSICSLAQVIRSKNAGPYELVLDILFKTREDYQRVKRSEQLTPQLIAGLYNVKPDFIHNIVWFDPANAVKIVIPRDIISGNVGDNDVYGAQQHAPLLSIEFDL
- a CDS encoding dicarboxylate/amino acid:cation symporter; translation: MKKISLTKMIILGLILGMIAGVAINNMAAAETAKSYAADISIFTTIFLRMVKMIIAPLVISTLVVGIAKMGDAKTLGRIFSKTFFLFICASLLSIALGLVIVNIFQPGAGINFVPHDVGAVAAVKSEPFTLKVFISHAVPTSIVDAMARNEILQIVVFSIFLGCSLAAIGEKADPIVKVLDSLVHVMLKLTGYVMLFAPLTVFAAISGLIAERGLGVMVSAGIFMGEFYLTLGMLWAILIGLSTMIVGPCIARLTKSILEPALLAFTTSSSEAAFPGTLDKLEKFGVSSKIASFVLPIGYSFNLVGSMAYCSFATVFIAQACNIELSMGEQITMLLILMLTSKGMAGVPRASMVVIAATLNQFNIPEAGLILLMGVDPFLDMGRSATNVMSNAMGAAIVGRWEGEHFGQGCRGTAPVKSPEQERPVTETEVALS
- the glsA gene encoding glutaminase A, translated to MNKTIIGVSLFSFSVLFSATTFAQTTPDYAKLIEQAHQKYKSNNDGKVADYIPALATYSPKNFAITIATVDGKIYQVGDVNKPFPMESLSKVFTMALAMEQHGPQVVLDKLGANATGMPFNSGLAVELTKGAPENPLVNAGAMSTVSLIEAKDKTDRWNKILDNLNVWADATLTVNEPVFKSEMETNQHNQALAKLMESYNSFYGNTDEAVEIYTRQCSVDITVEQLAKMGAVLANKGKSPFNGKQLLNEKYVPQVLAEMAIAGLYDGSGKWLYTVGIPAKSGVGGGMVAVVPGEYAIAVYSPPLDEAGNSVRAQKTIEYVAEATKANVFLAK
- a CDS encoding class I fumarate hydratase, with translation MSKPFVWQELFVQSKDSTEYELLSNQHVTVTELDGEEVIKVAPEALTLLAQQAFYEASFFLRAGHLKQIASILHDPQASGNDKYVALQLLRNAEVSAKGVLPNCQDTGTATIVASKGQHVWTGGDDAEALSKGVYTTFTENNLRYSQNAPLDMYTEVNTQTNLPAQIDISATPGNEYKFLFVNKGGGSANKAALFQETKSILQPEKLTAFLIEKMKSLGTAACPPYHIAFVVGGLSADQTLKVAKLASTKYYDNLPTSGNELGQAFRDTALEAELLNASREFGIGAQFGGKYFAHDIRVIRLPRHGGSCPIAMALSCSADRNIKAKINKHGIWLEKLEHNPGKFIPDSHRVENGAQTVQLDLNRPLREILHDLSALPIGTRLSLSGPIVVARDIAHANIKARLDNGEPMPEYMKKHIVYYAGPAKTPENQACGSMGPTTGGRMDGYVDAFQAQGGSLIMLTKGNRSQQVTDACHKHGGFSLGSIGGAAALLAQQYVKSLQCLEYPELGMEAVWMMEVKNMPAFVLVDDKGNNFFSQFEQQHRCATCPAGH